Proteins from one Paenibacillus amylolyticus genomic window:
- a CDS encoding TVP38/TMEM64 family protein produces MTPAALDIMSYITEENIRFWLEKFRSLGPLPGILLTFMKSFVPPLPTLLIVGVNGAVYGLWAGFLYSWIGMVLGCTVTFLIVREIGKSAFVERWARKPRVQRSMVWIRRNAFSYVFLLSIFPVGPFVIINVAAGIARMRLVSFLLAVGCGKAIMIFSVTYIGSNVEQFLEHPVRWIGVLLFIAVSLWASRKLERHFTRSSSERENLQDLNQPDGKSISS; encoded by the coding sequence ATGACCCCGGCAGCACTGGACATTATGTCCTATATTACGGAAGAAAATATTCGTTTCTGGCTGGAAAAGTTCCGCTCTCTGGGCCCGTTACCGGGAATTTTGCTTACGTTTATGAAATCATTTGTGCCGCCACTGCCAACGCTGTTGATTGTAGGTGTGAACGGTGCGGTATACGGTCTGTGGGCAGGTTTTTTATATTCATGGATCGGCATGGTCCTCGGTTGCACCGTTACTTTTCTGATCGTACGGGAGATCGGGAAATCCGCTTTTGTGGAACGGTGGGCCCGCAAACCGCGTGTGCAACGCAGTATGGTCTGGATTCGGAGGAATGCATTCAGTTATGTTTTTTTGCTAAGTATCTTCCCGGTAGGTCCGTTCGTCATTATTAATGTGGCAGCAGGTATCGCGCGAATGCGGTTAGTATCCTTCCTGCTGGCGGTGGGCTGTGGCAAAGCAATCATGATCTTCTCTGTTACGTATATCGGTTCCAATGTTGAACAATTTCTGGAGCATCCTGTACGCTGGATAGGCGTATTGCTCTTCATAGCGGTATCCCTGTGGGCAAGCCGCAAACTGGAGCGACACTTTACCCGGTCATCGTCAGAACGCGAGAATCTACAAGATCTGAATCAACCAGATGGAAAATCGATTTCCTCATAA
- a CDS encoding cupin domain-containing protein has protein sequence MNEPRKNIETLFLQDNGTIPNHPTLPVLLYKNVWPEEALHAESLLNRHGWGNSWLNGVFNYHHYHSNAHEALAVVSGFVELILGGENGQKVYLQTGDVVVLPAGTGHKRLESSTDFRIAGAYPGGMSYNTRTGEEGDRAKALQEIREVPIPDTDPVYGQHGPLLEIWNGKKP, from the coding sequence ATGAATGAACCGAGAAAGAATATCGAGACGTTATTTCTCCAGGATAACGGTACAATTCCCAATCATCCGACCCTGCCTGTACTTTTGTATAAAAACGTATGGCCGGAAGAGGCCCTTCACGCAGAATCGTTGCTGAACCGTCATGGATGGGGAAATAGCTGGTTGAATGGTGTGTTCAATTATCATCATTATCATAGTAACGCTCATGAGGCTCTTGCGGTGGTGAGTGGATTCGTGGAACTGATTCTAGGCGGAGAAAATGGTCAGAAAGTTTATCTCCAAACAGGCGACGTTGTCGTGCTTCCCGCCGGGACAGGTCATAAACGTCTGGAGTCCAGCACGGACTTCCGTATTGCCGGTGCCTATCCGGGCGGTATGAGTTACAACACACGCACAGGTGAGGAAGGCGATCGAGCCAAAGCTCTTCAGGAAATCCGAGAGGTTCCGATCCCGGATACTGATCCGGTTTACGGGCAGCACGGACCGCTACTGGAAATCTGGAATGGGAAGAAACCATAA
- a CDS encoding NAD-dependent epimerase/dehydratase family protein, with product MNIVITGASGFVGFNLSQYLAQKGHRITLVDRDDYCNRLVHVSPLHDMPFICCDLASDRIHLPAGTDYIIHLAAMPHVDYSYHQPGEVFRNNTFSTQAILQYATEHDIPVLLASSVEVYGGDWGRVYHESDPYAPVSPYSASKVACEMLAHSYAQCYELPVKLFRLTNLYGPWQLPDRIIPRNFGRMLDGLPLDIQGSAVRDFLYVDDALRAIEQIMLKGKDGQVYNISTGLGTTMQEIGELLQPMDRSLAAVEIREQEPTQSRGSSLVVHSGRIRGNWDGYLR from the coding sequence GTGAACATTGTTATTACAGGGGCTTCTGGATTTGTCGGATTTAATCTGTCACAGTATTTGGCGCAAAAGGGGCATCGGATTACCCTTGTGGATCGGGATGATTATTGTAACAGGCTTGTTCACGTCTCTCCTCTACATGACATGCCGTTCATCTGTTGTGATCTTGCCTCAGACCGGATCCATCTGCCTGCGGGAACAGATTATATTATTCATCTGGCAGCCATGCCTCACGTGGATTATTCGTATCATCAACCAGGCGAAGTCTTCCGCAATAATACCTTCAGTACACAGGCTATACTGCAGTATGCTACCGAACATGACATCCCTGTCTTGCTGGCATCATCTGTTGAAGTGTATGGCGGCGATTGGGGCAGAGTCTATCATGAATCAGATCCGTATGCGCCCGTCTCTCCTTATTCTGCATCCAAAGTCGCCTGTGAAATGCTTGCTCACTCCTACGCTCAATGTTACGAGCTGCCAGTCAAACTTTTTCGTTTGACCAACCTCTATGGTCCGTGGCAACTGCCAGACCGTATCATTCCTCGAAACTTCGGTCGGATGTTGGACGGACTGCCTCTGGATATTCAGGGATCAGCAGTACGTGATTTCTTGTATGTAGATGATGCCCTTCGGGCCATTGAACAGATCATGCTGAAGGGCAAAGACGGACAGGTTTACAACATATCGACAGGGCTTGGAACAACCATGCAAGAGATTGGGGAGTTATTGCAACCCATGGATCGGTCCTTAGCTGCTGTAGAGATTCGGGAGCAAGAACCCACCCAGTCCAGAGGGTCCAGTCTGGTCGTGCATTCAGGTAGAATTCGGGGGAACTGGGATGGTTACCTCAGATGA
- a CDS encoding CsbD family protein → MSNSTSDKIKAGINKAKGEVKDQIGNATNNRSLQAEGKKDKAKGAVQDKIADVKKDH, encoded by the coding sequence ATGAGTAATTCAACTAGCGATAAAATCAAAGCAGGTATCAATAAGGCTAAAGGCGAAGTGAAGGATCAAATCGGTAATGCAACAAATAACAGATCCCTTCAGGCTGAGGGCAAAAAAGACAAAGCCAAAGGTGCTGTACAGGATAAAATTGCCGACGTTAAAAAAGATCACTAG